From a region of the Pseudomonas fulva 12-X genome:
- the phhA gene encoding phenylalanine 4-monooxygenase, whose protein sequence is MCREIAKMKASQYVARQPDANGFIDYSEVEHRTWQTLIERQLKVIEPRACQEYLDGIDKLDLPRDRIPQLPDINRVLQAATGWQVAQVPALIPFQRFFELLANKQFPVATFIRTVEDLDYLQEPDIFHEIFGHCPLLTNPWFAEFTHTYGRLGLAATPQERVFLARLYWMTIEFGLVDTPAGRRVYGGGILSSPREAVYCLSGEPEHQKFDPVEAMRTPYRIDILQPLYFVLPNLQRLFALAQQDIMSLVHEAMALGLHAPKFPPKAA, encoded by the coding sequence ATGTGCAGGGAGATCGCCAAGATGAAAGCCAGCCAGTACGTTGCCAGGCAGCCTGACGCGAACGGCTTCATTGACTACAGCGAGGTCGAGCATCGCACCTGGCAGACGCTCATCGAGCGCCAACTCAAGGTGATCGAGCCTCGCGCCTGCCAGGAGTACCTTGACGGCATCGACAAGCTCGACCTGCCCCGTGACCGGATTCCCCAACTGCCGGACATCAACCGCGTGCTGCAGGCCGCCACCGGCTGGCAGGTCGCCCAGGTGCCCGCGCTGATTCCCTTTCAGCGCTTCTTCGAGCTGCTCGCCAACAAGCAGTTTCCGGTGGCCACCTTTATCCGCACGGTGGAGGATCTGGACTACTTGCAGGAGCCGGACATCTTTCACGAGATCTTCGGCCACTGCCCGCTGCTGACCAACCCCTGGTTCGCCGAATTCACCCATACGTATGGCCGCCTGGGGCTGGCCGCCACCCCACAGGAGCGGGTGTTCCTGGCGCGTCTGTACTGGATGACCATCGAGTTCGGCCTGGTCGATACCCCCGCCGGCCGGCGCGTCTACGGCGGCGGCATTCTCTCCTCGCCCAGGGAGGCGGTGTATTGTCTTTCCGGCGAGCCCGAGCATCAGAAGTTCGATCCAGTCGAAGCCATGCGCACGCCCTACCGCATCGACATCCTGCAGCCGCTGTACTTCGTGCTGCCGAACCTGCAACGGCTGTTCGCCCTGGCGCAACAGGACATCATGAGCCTGGTGCACGAGGCCATGGCGCTGGGCCTGCACGCACCGAAAT